The region CTTGCTCACATGGCCATGACCGGTAGATGGTTCTTTTTGTTGTGCACATGTCAAAATGGGCTCTAATGGCATTTCCTGTATCAAACCCTGCTGATGTACTACTTCTCTTGTTTGGAGGATAAAAGAGGTTTCCATGACAACAATCTTGGTCCATCTGTCCTGAACCCAAACTGTAGTTAgtgctcctgcagctcctcctgcttTCTGCTGTCAAGTTGATTTTCCAACAGACACAGAAGGAGAGTGAGACGGGGAGTCGGTCAGTGGCAGCTTTAACCTTTAACGTGTCATCTTGGACGGCAGGAACACAGAACCTGCCAAGCCGAGCTCACCACTGCTCCGAGGGGCCAGGGATTTACTAAGACCCTCAGGACCCCCCGGAGACCTCCATCTGCCGGATCAGAGAAACAGGAGAAAGGGATTACAATCCAACCTGCACAGAAAGTAGAGATCAGTCATTGACGGAGACAGATTTACACAGACCTCTAGTAGTAAGTAGTAGGAGAAAGGCCGTTCTTtgcagacacaaagcaacattagcatcCATTTGGAAGTTGCTTGCTTTTTGAGATGATTACAAGTGAATAATGGAGcaaaaatatctggctctttagcatTTTGTTCTGCAGCAAATTGCTTTGTTCTgcctgctgtttgctgctgagcaggtagtgttcCGAAAGTTTATCACAGCTTATTGCTGAACAGAACAGCTGTTGCTGGAAATGACACTGATGAGAGCGCTGTGCAGGTCATTATTCCTAAACAAAGATGCTAAAATGTTCCCTAATGAAGGGACCTTTGGTGCATAGTCATATGAGCCACCgttattatgaatatatattgatACCTGCAGCTTTCTAACTTTGTGTAAGTATTAAAAGGTTCTCTTTTTGATATTCAGAACATTGATATAGCAGAAAACAACTATTATTTATGTTAAGATATAGAGTAATGTCTACCTAAGCaaagaatgaagtcactctctctgtgtttgtattgttatcagagcttctcctctcctttgttgCACCTTCAACAAAGGAGAGGATACTGTGAAGAGCAAAGGTAGTGAAGGTGAATCCTCAGgctgaaacaaagagaaaattaatgccagtagagagagagagtctaaTTTAGActtgttaaagaaaatataacaaaggACAGATCggctgcagaggagggaggagaagaaattCAAAGGATTTAATGCTACATTCTCAAGATAGAAAACACAGCAGGTGAAGCAGACATGAGCAGAGACACGGTAAGGAGGGCGATGATGGAGGAATTATTGCAGAGAGAAGAAATGGCGAGGCGAAGACGGgtaaaaagagagcagagcCGAGCAGTGGCGTCGGTGTGTGGGCGAGTGGGACCGATGACGCTCCAGAGAAACTGagacactgagaaaaaaatctaacaagAACTCATCCATCTGTTCCTTCAGGGAGTTTTTTTGCTCATCTTAAACCGCTTTGCCCTCCTTTTTCGACTCGCCAGACGTGAATTTGATCGTCGATTAATAATGTTGAATAAATACTTCCTCGCCCAACGCCACCGCTGAGTGATCAATCATGTGTTTTGTTAACTCAGCAGCTTGTCGGGGTCGAGGGATTGGAGAGTCGGTGGTAACTGCTGAACACAGTGGAAAACAACCAGAGGTGTTAATCTAGTGCATGTGCACTCTCAGGGAAAATAAATGGACCTTAGAAAAGATTTCACTGAGGTCTTTAAAGATTGCCTTTAAAAACAGGGTGAGTGCAGATCCTTTACGGAGACTCAGGAGTGTTTCAATCTCAAAGTCCTCCTTCCTTAAAAGGGAGCATGTCTATATTCCCTCAGCTCTGTGTTCCCTcagtcctatgttccctcagtcctatgttccctcagtcctatgttccctcagtccTATCTTCTTCAATCCTATGTTCCCTGAACCCTATGTTTCCTCAACGCTATGTTCTCTCTGGCCTGCATTTCATAaaccctatgttccctcaaTCCTATGTTCCCATAATCCTATGTTCCCATAATCCTATGTTCCCATAATCCTATAATCCAATGTTTCTTCaaccctatgttccctcagtcctatgttcccaTAATCCAATGTTTCCTCAACCCTATGTTCTCTCTGGCCTGCATTTCCTAAACCCTGTGTTCCCTCAGTCCTATGTTCTTTTAGTCCTATATTCCCATAATCCaatgttccctcagccctatgttccctcagtccTATCTTCTTCAATCCTATGTTCCCTGAACCCTATGTTTCCTCAACGCTATGTTCTCTCTGGCCTGCATTTCATAAACCCTATGTTCCCATAATCCTATATTCCCATAATCCTATGTTCCCTTAATCCAATGTTTCTTCaaccctatgttccctcagccctatgttcccaTAATCCAATGTTTCCTCAACGCTATGTTCTCTCTGGCCTGCATTTCATAAACCCTATGTTCCCATAATCCTATATTCCCATAATCCTATGTTCCCTTAATCCAATGTTTCTTCaaccctatgttccctcagccctatgttATCTCAGTCCTATGTTTCCATAATCCAATGTTTCCTCaaccctatgttccctcagccctatgttccctcagccctatgttcccaTAATCCAATGTTTCCTCAACCCTATGTTCTCTCTGGCCTGCATTTCCTAAACCCTGTGTTCCctcagtcctatgttcccaTAATCCTATATTCCGATAATCCAATGTTCTATCAACCCTATGTCCCCTCACCCTTAAATTCTctcagtcctatgttcccaTAATCCaatgttccctcagccctatgttcTCTTAGTTCTATGTTGAGGAATTGGGGCTAAAGGAATTTAGGCCTGACCCCAACAGAATCCCAAAATAGGTTAAAATAAGTTTTCGTTAGGGTAAAGATTGTTCatggttaaaataaaccaaCGTTAACTGCTTGTTGGAGTGAAAACCTTTTAAATTTAACCCTGAAAACAGGTCTAGAGCTGTTTGTGCAGGGCCAGAAATAAACTGCCAAACATGAAAATGGCAGGTAGatcttttatatgtttttctttcctaatAGTTTTAACAGAATAAGCGAATTCCAAACAGCAGAACAACCTTGGTCAGGGAACAAGAACGGATTTCACAGTGATTGAGATCAGGGATTTACACGGTTAGAAGATTAGCGTTTTACTGCAGTCACAATGAAGCTGTGTCTAAACGGATTGAGACACTTGATTCCAAATCCTAATGGGTACGTTTGAAAGGTCAAGAAATCCATTTAACTCCATTCATTTAAAGATGAAGTGATAGGAAGGATGTCTTTGGGTGTTATGggacatttattcatttcatagaggttgtatgttttttatttgacattctCTTCTGCTCAACCCATGCTAAGGCCTTTTAAAGACCCTTTTCAACTCATTTTCAGACACTCTGGGTAGATAAACTGGGCACTGATGCCATTGTCCTTATGAAGTGATGCTGGAAGTTCACAACTGGCAGATCTGACTTCCTTTTGTGCTTCCATGACGGCAGCGTGCAGGTCAAATTAAGTCTTTTGTGCGGCCCAGAGCATTTCCTCCAGGTTGTCTCGGCCCTGCCCCAGCTCTTCAAACACTAAAACCACACGCCCAGCAGCGAGAAAGCGTGCCTTTGGTTGAAAGGAAGCCATTGTGTGCTCAGATGATTGTGAGTCATTGTACTGGCAGCGCAAACCAGGAGTCAAATGGTGTGATGTAGCAGAGAGACCTCCATTGTGGCCCGTATAAAGCTGCGGCAGGAACGGCGGCCCTGGCAGATAGCGACCGCTGGACCTTTTCTGGGGGGACTTTTGCATGAATAGTGGAGTAATTCAGTCAGTGGCGACGAGGTGATTAGCATTTTGAGTGGATTCACGGCCGGCTCTGTCCCATTCTCAGGCCGAATCAGTGAGTAAGCCAGCAGAATCTCTCAGTGGACGGCTTTGTTTGGGGGGAAAAGGTCACGTCTGCTGTCAGAGACATTTTGAGAGATTTCACATTAATAGATAAACAAATAGATTTTGTTTTCAACCACATTAATGAGGGAGaatctctatttttttttttttttttaatcaccacATTTGAAAAGATGATTTTAACGGATTATTATTAATGGCTAATGGCCAATACATCATATTTACTCTTTACAAAATGCCCTGCATACTAGTGaattcattgtttgtttaaccTGAGACTGGATGATagattattcaatttatttttattgctaaTACCTCTATAACAAATTTTATGGACaataccaaaaaaacatttagtttttattgttacataattcaaactttttcttccaaaaatgcttgattttaaatttcttttgctttttattcagCAGGATATGTCAGATAAAATGTACGTGGCAAGTGCTTTTTAAATTGCATAATACAAatgaaatgagacaaaaaagaacaatttagAATAACTCTTATTTGAAGTAACAACTTAATGGTActgtaaacacatgttttaaGTTTAGATTTAACATTTGGATAgggataaaatgaatgaatattcaTACGGACAGAACATGTCAGCAATATAATAAGGTCGTATTCTTAGACACTTCAATcttaatatatgaaatatacaTCAGGAATAAGTTGTTTTCCCAAAAGTGTGGGGGTGGATCAATGCATGaatcaaaataacattttaaaagggatTTCTTAACATTGTGAGTCACTTTTGAATATTCTCACTATTTCCTCATGGAGCACATAGTTGGATGAACAAAAGAGCTTTGGCACATGTTTCCATATGATTGTCTGTCACTTTCAGTCCTTAGATGCAGCTTTGGATCCAAGAGTGTATATAAAAAGTCTAAATCTGAGGACTGTGTTTGTGCCCTGAGGTCTTTCCAGTCATAAATCCAAGATTGTTGCTTTTCTCAGTGACAGTAAATAAACAGTGAAAGTATTTTCTTGTCAAAATACTGTCATGGTTGGAAAACAGATCTGTAgatttcaggttgtttttttctccagtgaATGCAGAAGTTTGGAAATTCCGAGGCAGGATTTAAAACATCCACAGCACTATTCTTTTTTCTGGCTTTTCCTAATGAGCAGAATAGACTGCCAAGTTGTTTTTGGTATTTCCAAGCATCGACATACAGACTTCATATTTCAAATAACAAACGGTTCCGTTCTCGAGTATTTGCTCCTAATAAGACTGATTTGTTTTGGTATTGAAGTCCTCTCCCCCTCCGAGCAGACAGATGGTGATATCcatgaaaaaaatgcttcaacTGAGGGAGTGAGCCAATaatctgcaggtgtgtgtgtctgtgtgtgtgtgtgtgtgtgtgtgtgtatgtggcatGAGCCTGCCTCCATACAGTGCTATCTGCAAAGACTGTTTACCTTCAGCTCTTAAATTACATGAAATGCAGTCATGGAGTCATTTTATACGGAGCACTACTGATCCAAGGATTACATTCagtttgcaaaataaaatacaatctaAAGTCGTTTGGCAACACATTCTCGCTTATATGATGCTCTAGGTTAACGTATCATCAAACAACGGTTATCTTATGAAGATGTTCTTCTCATGTTTGGGGCGTTTTCCTACGAATGCCAGCAACACGTGTACATTTCCACTCCTTACAtgcatgcagtgttttcaaAGTCATTTTGTTGGACTCATCCATCCCCCCTCCCACCAGCCCCCTGTGTTTGGTTTAGCAGTCTTTATACTTATTATTTCATGATTACTTAGATAACATATGAAATCAATATCTACGAATTAAGGCTCATTATTTTTTGTGGCTTTCGCTgcaatgctggatgagaccaacCTATGCAGTTTACCTTCTAGCGTCACTTTTGGACTCAGGAACCGCTTGACACGTgaatagtgtcttttcaaaagaaactCCCTTGTTTAAAAGAATCACAGTTGTTACTTGCATACAGTCTCTTTGTACATAAAGTAAGTAGGCTACGTTTATCACGTAACTTGCGTTAGTTAAGTACGTAAGTTAGGTAACGGAACAAAGGTGACATTTTAGGTGACTTTTAGTTTTGACTGCTGCTggctttgtcatgttttttctaTAATTTAAAGCAATAATCTCAAAGATTttccatttaattaaatgtctgttaagtctATAAATATCTCCAAACGAGGTAACACCATGATTGAGCCTATGACCCACTGAAGCCTTAATGTGCAGTATTACCAACTGGGAGTCTAACTAACATAAGTAAATTACGTATAAAAGATCTCAGCTTACGTACAGTGGTATCAAGTCAGGCGGATAGTTTTGATTTTGTTCGCCTAGGTTTTGAGACGCGTATTCCGTAAACAGATGTTTGTGTTGAATCATTAAATGCTGTGAGCAACCCAAGCTAGTTTCCACTCATATCTCTGAGACCAACGCTgctgcctgaaaaaaaaatgtttatactgCTAAATGGTTTTGATAAATATGTTTAGGAGGGAACGACATTATTGCCTGGATTATGTCCACCGGCATCGTTTTTCCACGAATAGCTCCAAAGCAAAAGTAGCatgtaaaaagtattaaaatgtcTTACTTTCATCTCTGGAAAGGTGTGAATCCAATCAGCCAGCTACAGCAGCCATTTAAGggaattttaaaaaagcaatttgatAGGTTGTCTCAGTAACAGATGGTTTAATTTCCTCTTTGCCTTCCAAATTAGAAGTTCTTAATGTGAGAGGTGAAGAACGAGAAAGTGCTGAGCATCTCCAGGAGAATGGAGGATGAACATCAGACGGACTCAGACTACTGTCACTGCTTCCATTCGCTTTTCTTCTCTGTAGCGTTTCAACTCACATCgctgcttcctctcctcatgtTTGAATAAGCTTTGCCAGCTCTGAGAGAGGAAACATCATGCTGGGAGGTTCTCTGAGGACCATGTGCTTCACTTTGAGACAAAAATGCAGCACGGGAGATGTTCCATAAATGCATTGCTGTTGGTCTCTTTCTTTATGAAAGCTAACGCACAGATGTCAGATTATGTACAGAAAAGTATGTACGCTGGTGcaatgaattaattcattttaccACAAAGAGAGACTGCTCTTCATCAAAAATCATCTTCTGAAGAATAACAGTGCTCGAAGCATCACTCACTCAGTCATGTGGAGCTTATAATGAGCTCAAGACTTATTTTTTGGCGGTTGTTGCTCACTTTTGGtccattgtttggtttgttttttgtaaaatgtgcatttttgttattgtacATCATCTGAGTGAATGATTCTGTTTCTATAATACTAAAAGTCATTTGTCTTTCCCTTTCGTTGCAGAGGCCAGAGATCCAAAATGGGAGGCAAGCTCAGCAAAAAGAAGAAGGGATACAACGTAAACGATGACAAGGCCAAAGACAAGGATGCCAAAGCAGAGGGGGCCTCTGCTGAGGAGAGCGAAGCACCGAAAGACAACAAAGACGAGGCCCCGGCTGCCACCGACGCTAAGGAGGTAGCGAACGACACGGCGGCCAAGGAGGCGCCGGCGGCAGACGCTGCAGCGCccaaggaggaggaaaagaacgCCACTCCCGCCGCCAAGGAGCCCGAGAAACCTGCCGCCAACGCCGAGCCGAAAACAGAGGCGCCCAAAACCGCAGAGCCCGCCAAGGCTGAGGAGAAACCAGCGGCCCCGGCCAAAGAATCGGCCCCCGCCGCCAAGGAGCCCGAGGCGAAGGCAGCGGCGCCTGCCCCGGCGGCTGAGAGCAAAGATGAGGCCGACGCCAAAAAGACTGAGGCCCCCGCGGCACCAGCATCCAAAGCCGAGGTGGCCGCCTCCGCTGACCCCAAGCCCACAGAGGCGGCGGCAGCGGCTCCTGCACCAGTAAAGGAGGCCGCCGCCGCAGCCCCTAGTTCAACACCAGCCGCCGAGCCTCCCGCCAAGGAGGCCAACGCCACAGAGGCACCAAGCAAGGATCAAACCGTAGCAGTTCAAGATTAATGGACAGCTTCTTTtcggaaatgaaaaaaaaaaagtacctaaCTCAACAAcgatgaagattaaaaaaaaaaaaaaaaaaaaaaaaaaaagaaattaactAGCCCACCcatattatgataataacaataataataataattgtaatgaTAATGAATTGTTGATTGAGGAGGACTGGAGCAACCACCTGGAGAAGTTTCCCACACCTGCAGAtgattattgctattattattgttatgttttactctatttttttctgctgtagTATTTGAACTTTGATACGAGTCTGTGTTGACCATATATCTCCTCGCCTCGCCATTCCACATCCATCATCTCTCTCCTTCATACGTCAAGATGTTTGACCTAACTCCCATCTCAGCTCTCAGTAGGCCTGTGTTAAACATTCACCTGCAGCTCTGTGGATTTCAGAATATCCACATTTGGGGGAAATGGGAAGGAGGGAAGGCGGGGGTTTGAGAAATCACTTTACCAGCTGGACTTCCATTATATCCGTCCACTCTTCATGCTCTCGGCTTTGGCCTGGGGCCTCCAGTTTTTCTTTGCCCTGGAATTGTGGTTCCTTTCTAACCCATCCTCCCCCTGGCTTTTTGGTACCGTTGGGTTGTGTTGCTACATATTTTCCTCTTGGCGGTTACACGCCACTTTCTCTATACGGCAATAAATTGACCCTTTAAAAGGGAGTTTAAATCTTATGTGAGGACTGAGAATGCTCTGGCTTCCTAAGACATTTCGGAGGTTGAACAAAGCAGACTTTGCAGAGCAAAACACATTCTTAGACGTATAAAAACAGTCGTAGGAATTTTTTCAGATAAACTTCTAGATTTTGTACTGAAACCCTTAGCTATATTGTAAGTGAACTAAGAggttttttaacatttgtaaaaCACTTGTAAAATCTGCAAAGCCTCGCTGTAAAGATCCCCCTCAGTGTTCTTAGAAAGTCTGATAGAAATCTCTGATCCTCCAAACAAATCTGATGACAAATTTGTTTCAGAAGACATATCTACTGCTGACCTTGGTGAGATAGGCTTAACGAGCTCGTCCTTCAGTTGGATCTTGCTTAGAACTCTTAAGTTGATGACGTTAATTGCATCATCAGGAGACGTCTGGAGTTAAAGCTCTTTTCTGTGATTGTCTTCTGTTTCTGGATGGCAAAGGGATTCAAATCCTTCACTTACCTAAGTAAAAGTAGACATActtagatatacagtatatatatatatatatatatatatatatatatatacagtaagtaaaagtcctacattctACTTAAGTCAAGGATTAGCAGAAAAATATACTTAAGAAGCAAAAGTATAGGGTTAAAGTATGTTGATATAGTGGACAGTGATAGAAAGTGGTGATTACCACTTGTTGccgttgccccccccccccccccccgggaaaaaaaaaatgtttgggatGTTGGAGTTAAATTTGGGAATGAAATAATGACAGTATTCTAATTAAAGACCCGTCCACCAGTAGATCCTTTTTAAATTGGCATACACAGTGAAGCTTTCACATAATTAAAGCAGTGTCATCAGTAAACAGTCTGTCCTGTGGAGCAAACTTTACCAGTTTGGTATCTAAGCAGGTGAAAACTAGACGAGCTGCTCTGTGAATCCATCCATAGCTCCAACCTACTCGGTCTACTTCTGGTCCATGATCCTATGGCAACCGTACACCATGCTATCATTATGGGATGGACAAGCCTTGCACATGAAACGGGAGCTTctgatttttgtcattttcaccCCTCATGCATTTTCCTTtagttttcaaaaatatatatatgacgtgtgtgtacatatatgcAGCGATGGAAGAAAGAAGGTACTAACATATTTTACTCAGTATAAAATTAGTATTACTGTAGAAAAATACAGTCCTGCATTGTCATATTTTCTTCAAGGCAAAAGTACCgatagtgaagaaaaaagtgaaCTATTGTCGAGCTTTAGGATCAGCAGAATGGAAGGAAGCTTTATACGAGTTGAGTTATCACTTTCATAATCTTATCTGACCGTTTAGGACTTTTAATTgagtaaaaatgacaaagttcAGAGTGTTTCCCAAAATAGAAACAGTCTAGTAAGGTAGAAGCACCCTAAAATTGTACTTAACTTGagtgcttgagtaaatgtactttctttGTTTCCA is a window of Anoplopoma fimbria isolate UVic2021 breed Golden Eagle Sablefish chromosome 3, Afim_UVic_2022, whole genome shotgun sequence DNA encoding:
- the basp1 gene encoding brain acid soluble protein 1 homolog, whose amino-acid sequence is MGGKLSKKKKGYNVNDDKAKDKDAKAEGASAEESEAPKDNKDEAPAATDAKEVANDTAAKEAPAADAAAPKEEEKNATPAAKEPEKPAANAEPKTEAPKTAEPAKAEEKPAAPAKESAPAAKEPEAKAAAPAPAAESKDEADAKKTEAPAAPASKAEVAASADPKPTEAAAAAPAPVKEAAAAAPSSTPAAEPPAKEANATEAPSKDQTVAVQD